In Nicotiana tabacum cultivar K326 chromosome 2, ASM71507v2, whole genome shotgun sequence, the following proteins share a genomic window:
- the LOC107796750 gene encoding uncharacterized protein LOC107796750 isoform X2, which yields MESYGTNGDSNLTFNGTLNAATNSTPAYRVRVENTPERMVESIVSVIQGLQETTAALTSLIRNNLALMIPESDDELEDEEDEDEDEDEDEDVDEDEDEDEDAGQGILSSEELFKLHRYLKNVSAGWRARAFDLSVKLHKYESSTSLESKENCCICLDDYCDGEELAKIDCDHLYHVDCIKKWIERKNSCPICKRDALAILQVIVRALCARSAAVISYSLAG from the exons ATGGAGAGCTACGGAACTAATGGTGACAGCAACTTGACCTTCAACGGAACTCTTAATGCTGCTACTAATTCAACTCCTGCTTATAGGGTAAGAGTTGAAAATACTCCTGAACGGATGGTTGAGAGTATTGTGTCCGTGATCCAGGGACTGCAGGAAACAACAGCAGCGTTGACTTCCTTGATTCGAAATAATCTTGCTCTCATGATTCCA GAAAGTGACGATGAATTggaagacgaagaagatgaagatgaagatgaagatgaagatgaagatgtggacgaagatgaagatgaagatgaagatgccGGGCAGGGTATCTTATCTTCTGAG GAATTATTCAAACTACACAGGTATCTGAAAAATGTTAGTGCTGGATGGAGAGCAAGAGCTTTTGATTTAAGCGTTAAGCTGCATAAGTACGAGTCGTCAACATCTCTTGAGAGCAAGGAGAACTGCTGCATATGCTTG GATGACTACTGCGACGGGGAAGAACTTGCAAAAATTGATTGTGACCATTTATACCATGTTGATTGTATTAAAAAGTGGATCGAGCGCAAGAACTCTTGCCCCATTTGCAAGAGGGATGCATTGGCTATTCTACAAGTTATAGTCCGTGCACTCTGTGCTCGCTCGGCTGCAGTAATCAGTTACAGTTTGGCTGGGTGA